CTTGGGCAGAGTGGTTTTTACTTCTTCGTGCAAGATAATGCTGGTAGCCATATTTTTAAGCATGGCATTCTTGTGAGAAGAAGTTTTGCCGAGTTTACGGTATCCAGTATTCTTAATCATCTTTTACAATCCTTATAACGGGTAATACCCTAAATTTTCATGCCCAGAGACAAATTCATCTCGGCCAATCTTTCTTTAATTTCGTCCATGGATTTGGCACCGAAATTTTTGATCATTTTCAAGTCATCTTCCGTCATTTTTACCAAATCGCGAACGGTGAGTACTTGTTCGGATTTTAAGCAATTGATGGAGCGGGAAGAGAGCTCAATGAATTCAATAGATTGGTTAAGCACTTCGTCAAGTTTGGAGTTGACGGGCGTAGCGCCGCTGACACTGCCGGTAGCGGAAATCGGTTCTTGCTCATCGGAAGCGGTGCTTACGGCTACCGTGCCCGGTTCTTCACCTTCAATGGTGAAAATATGCAAGGAACCAGAGAGCAACACCGCGGCACGATGCAAAGCACGGGCCGGCTCTAAGGTGCCGTCAGTGGTGATTTCCAAAATCAAGCGGTCATAGTCGGTTTTTTGTCCGACGCGGGCCGGTTCAACGTCATAGTGCACTTTGACGATGGGAGAGAACAACGCATCCACCGGAATAAAACCGGCCGGGCGTTGAATCTTTGCCAAATCTTCAGCAGGCACATAACCTTTACCGCGGGAAATTTCAATTTCCATTTCAATGCTGCCGCCCACTTCCAACGTGGCCAACTGCAAATCTTTATTTACGATGCTGACACCATCTACTTCTTCAATGTCAGCAGCGGTTACCGGGCCGGGTTTAGCGGCGCTTAAGGTAACATATTCGCGGTTTTTGTTATCCATCTTAATGCGCAAATGTTTCAAATTGAGCAAGATGTTGATGACGTCTTCCCGTACATTGGGCAAGGTGCTGAATTCGTGCACGGCTCCGGCAATGCGCACCGCTGTTACGGCAGCGCCTTCCATACCGGAAAGCAAGATGCGGCGCAAGGAATTACCAACCGTGTGGCCATAGCCGCTTTCATAAGGTTCGGCCGTAAATTTGCCGTAATACTCAGAAGCGGTTTTTTCGTCCAACTGAATTTTTTGGGGAAGAACTAATTCATTAAAAGCCATTTCAGCCTCCGCACTATTTAGAATAGTATTCTACGATGAGCTGCTCATTGACAGGGTAGGACATTTCCGCTCTGTCGGGCCATCTCAAAAGTTTGCCAGTCATTTTCTCCGCATCAAATTCCAAGAAGCTGGGGCGTTGGTTGCGTTTTTCGGTTTCCAACAAGCCTTGTTTTACTTGGGTGTTTTCGGCCAAAGCGCTGCTTAAAGCTACTTTGTCGCCGGGTTTGACTTGGAAAGAAGGTACGTTGACTGCTTTTCCGTTTACCGTTACATAGCCGTGCAAGACGATTTGGCGGGCGGTTTTCAAAGATACCGCAAAGCCTAAGCGGCGCACGATGTTATCCAAGCGGGTTTCCAATAAGCGCAAGAAGTTTTCACCGGTTTGACCTTGCAATTTGGAAGCTTTGTCGAACATATTGCGGAACGGAATTTCAGACATACCAGACTGAAAACGGGCTTTTTGTTTTTCCTGCAAGCTGATACCATATTCGGACAATTTGGTACGGCGGACTTTGCCGGCGCCTTTTGCACCGCGAACTTTGGTGGCGGCCAACTTGTCAATGACGCAGTTGGTGTAGCATTTGGTACCTTTCAGGAACAATTTGCAATCTAATTTTCTGCATTTTTTGCAGCTAGCTTCAGTATTTCTGGACATAAATCTTATACTCTCCGGGCTTTAGGGGGTCTGCATCCGTTGTGCGGGATGGGGGTCACGTCTTTGATAGAGGAAACCGTAAGGCCGGCTTGTTGTACGGCACGTACAGCGGTTTCACGTCCCTGACCGGGGCCGCAAACTTTTACGGCTACTTCGCGCATACCCAAGGCAACGGCTTTTTCAGCAGCTTTGTTGCAGGTAATTTGAGCGGCGAACGGAGTGCTCTTTTTGGTGCCTTTAAAACCATGGGAACCGGCGGTGGACCAAGCAATGGTGTTGCCTTTGTCGTCGCTGACGGTTACGATGGTGTTATTGAAAGAACAATAAATATGCACCACGCCGAACGCAGGAGCTTTGGCGTTTTTCTTTTTGCCTTTTGCCGCAGGAGCAGCAGAGGCGGTTTTCGTTACTTTTTCTTCTGCCATATGTTAAATCCTAAAATTTAAATTTATTTAGACTTAGAACCGACGGTTTTTCTTCTTCCGCGGCGGGTTCTGCTATTGGTTTTGGTGCGTTGACCACGTACCGGCAGATTTCTGCGATGGCGTTGGCCTTTGTACGAACCAATTTCAATAAAGCGGTGAATGTTTTGGGCTACTTCTCTGCGCAATTCACCTTCCACCTTGTATTCTTTTTGCAAGATGGTGTTTAAAAGACCGGCCTGTTGTTCGGTGAGGTCTTTTACTCTGGTAGCGGGGTCAATTTGGCCTTCCAATTTAGCGAGCACTTCTTTCGCATTCTTTTTGCCAATACCATAGATGTATTCCAACGCTACATCAATTCTTTTATTTTTCGGTAAATCAATACCTGCGACTCTAGCCATATTCTATAAGACTCCTATAAATTAACCTTGGCGTTGTTTGTGTTTAGCAACTTCGCACACTACACGTACTACGCCGTTGCGCTTAATGATTTTGCACTTTTGGCATATCTTTTTTACACTGGCTCTAACTTTCATTTATTTCTCCCTATAAGTGATTCTGCCTTTGGTCAAATCGTACGGGGACAACTCCAACTTCACTTTGTCGCCGGGCAGAATTCTTATATGATGAACTCTCATTTTCCCGGATATGTGGCCCAGAACCACTTTGCCGCCCGGAATTTCAATTTTGAACATTGCGTTGGGCAAGGATTCCAAGACTTTGCCTTCTACTTCTATTTTATCGCTCATACATCTCCGAGTTTAGGTTAAATTTCAGAATGCCTGCAAAGGTCATTCAAAAGCAGTAAGAACTTCACTGCCGTGAGCTGTGACTGCTACCGTATGTTCAAAGTGGGCCGCTAAACTGCCGTCCCGCGTGACCACCGTCCAACCGTCACTAAGCTGCCTGACTCTCCATGTTCCCGCTGTAAGCATAGGTTCAATGGCAAGCACCATGCCTTCCTGTAAAACAGGGCCGGTCCCTCTCTCTCCAAAATTCGGAATAGAAGGTTCCTCATGCATGTTGCGGCCAATGCCGTGCCCGCAATAATCACGGACAACGCCCATACCATGAAGCTGCGCAAAAGTTTCCACCGCCCAACCGATATCTCCTAAACGGTTGCCCGGTTTGACTTGCCCGATTGCCTTATAAAGAGACTTTTTGGTAATGTCCATCAGTCTCTGGGCTTCATCAGAAACTTTCCCGATGCCGAGTGTGATCGCGGCGTCCGAACAGAAACCGTCAAGCTTGGCTCCTGTATCGATACTGATAATATCACCACTCTTTAATATTTTATCTTTTTTGGGGATTCCGTGCACGATTTCTTCATTTACCGACGCACAAATACTGCCCGGAAAACCGCCATAACCCAAAAAAAGCGGTATCGCTCCGAAGGAACGAATCGTTTTTTCGGCTATTGCGTCCAAATCTAAGGTGGAAATACCCGGCTGGGCCACTTCCTTCATTTTAGCAAGCACCGCTGCGGTCACCTTACCCGCATTTCTCATCAGTTTAATTTCGTGCTCGTTTTTTACTTCTATCATAAATCCTTCTTAAGCCTTAACTACCGTTAAAAGTTCTTCAAACACTTTTTCCGGTTCTTGATCACCGTTTACTTCCGCATATAAATTTGCTCTTTGATAGAACAAAATAATAGGCTCGGTTTGTTCATGGTAAACGGCTAAACGGTGCAAGACATGCTCCGGCGTATCATCCGGACGAGTGAAAATCTCTCCCTCTTGTTCTTGGCACTGTTGTAAGGAAAAATTGGGTCCGATTTGTTTTACACTACCGTTTGGTAAACGACATTGTTTGCGAGCAGAAAGACGTTGCACCACTGTATCTTCCGGCAAAGTAATCACAATGGCTTTGCTTAAGGTGCGCCCCAACTCTGCCAACATATCTTTCAACATTTCGGCTTGTCTAACGGTGCGAGGAAAACCATCAAAAATAATCGGCTTGGGGGTTTTTTCTACTGTTTTCTTCAGAATAGACAACATCATTTCATCAGAAATCAAATTCCCCTCATTAATAATTTCAGCGATTTCTTTCCCTTCTTCGCTTCCGGATGCAATTTCAGCGCGCAACACGTCTCCGGTAGAAATATGTTTATAATCCAACTCTTTTTCTAACTTATACGCTTGCGTTCCTTTTCCGGCTCCGGGAGCCCCCATTAATACAATATCCATTTTTTCCTCTAAAGACATAAGTTGCGTTTAGGCTCCATTGAGCCTAAACGCAAAATAAACAAACAATAATTTTCAACTTTTTCCAAATTTGGATTTGTAATGACTATTTATTCAAATAGTATTACTGGCCGACGTTGAACCAGCGACCTTTAATTTTTTTGCTGCCTTTTAAAAGCGGTTCATAATTGCGAGCGACTAAATGTGCTTGGATTTGGCTTACCGTATCCAAAGCCACACCTACCACAATCAGCAAAGCTGTACCGCCAAAGTAGAAATCTACATTAAATTTCGCGCGGAAGAAATCCGGCAAAATGGAAATCAAACAAATAGCAATGGCCCCACAGAACGTCAAGCGGTTCATCACCCATTCAATATAATTTTTGGTAGGCTCTCCCGGACGAATACCCGGGATAAAACCACCCCATTTTTTCATATTGTCAGCCAAATCGGCAGGGTTGATGGTCATGGAGTTGTAGAAATAGCAGAAGAACATAATCAATGCCGAGAACAACAACATATACCATACACTATTGTGATTCATAAATTCCATCAAACGTTGCGCCCAAATTGCTTCGCGGTTAAAGCTGGCAATCGTTAAAGGCAAAGAAATAACGGAAGATGCAAAGATAACCGCAATTACACCGCTTTGATCAATTTTAAGCGGCAAATAGCTGGTTTGCCCACCATACATTTTATTGCCTACTTGACGTTTGGCATACTGTACCGGAATTTGACGCTGAGCCGTTTCCAACCAAACCACTAAACCGGTAATTACCGCAGCAGCGGCAAAAATGACCAACGCCATAAAGAAGTCCATTTCATCGGCTTTCACACGATTAACAACTTCCATAATAGCACTGGGCAAGCGGTCCACAATACCTGCAAAAATAATCAAAGAGATACCGTTTCCCACCCCTTTTTCCGTGATTTGTTCGCCTAACCACATCACAAACATCGTACCGGCACATAAGGTCAGTACCGTCGTGACAAAAAAGAAGAAGGAAGGATTTACTACTGCGGCAACACCGCCGGCACCTTCTACTTTGG
The genomic region above belongs to Elusimicrobiaceae bacterium and contains:
- the rpsK gene encoding 30S ribosomal protein S11, giving the protein MAEEKVTKTASAAPAAKGKKKNAKAPAFGVVHIYCSFNNTIVTVSDDKGNTIAWSTAGSHGFKGTKKSTPFAAQITCNKAAEKAVALGMREVAVKVCGPGQGRETAVRAVQQAGLTVSSIKDVTPIPHNGCRPPKARRV
- a CDS encoding nucleoside monophosphate kinase gives rise to the protein MDIVLMGAPGAGKGTQAYKLEKELDYKHISTGDVLRAEIASGSEEGKEIAEIINEGNLISDEMMLSILKKTVEKTPKPIIFDGFPRTVRQAEMLKDMLAELGRTLSKAIVITLPEDTVVQRLSARKQCRLPNGSVKQIGPNFSLQQCQEQEGEIFTRPDDTPEHVLHRLAVYHEQTEPIILFYQRANLYAEVNGDQEPEKVFEELLTVVKA
- the rpsD gene encoding 30S ribosomal protein S4, with the protein product MSRNTEASCKKCRKLDCKLFLKGTKCYTNCVIDKLAATKVRGAKGAGKVRRTKLSEYGISLQEKQKARFQSGMSEIPFRNMFDKASKLQGQTGENFLRLLETRLDNIVRRLGFAVSLKTARQIVLHGYVTVNGKAVNVPSFQVKPGDKVALSSALAENTQVKQGLLETEKRNQRPSFLEFDAEKMTGKLLRWPDRAEMSYPVNEQLIVEYYSK
- the rpmJ gene encoding 50S ribosomal protein L36 codes for the protein MKVRASVKKICQKCKIIKRNGVVRVVCEVAKHKQRQG
- the rpsM gene encoding 30S ribosomal protein S13; translated protein: MARVAGIDLPKNKRIDVALEYIYGIGKKNAKEVLAKLEGQIDPATRVKDLTEQQAGLLNTILQKEYKVEGELRREVAQNIHRFIEIGSYKGQRHRRNLPVRGQRTKTNSRTRRGRRKTVGSKSK
- a CDS encoding DNA-directed RNA polymerase subunit alpha, encoding MAFNELVLPQKIQLDEKTASEYYGKFTAEPYESGYGHTVGNSLRRILLSGMEGAAVTAVRIAGAVHEFSTLPNVREDVINILLNLKHLRIKMDNKNREYVTLSAAKPGPVTAADIEEVDGVSIVNKDLQLATLEVGGSIEMEIEISRGKGYVPAEDLAKIQRPAGFIPVDALFSPIVKVHYDVEPARVGQKTDYDRLILEITTDGTLEPARALHRAAVLLSGSLHIFTIEGEEPGTVAVSTASDEQEPISATGSVSGATPVNSKLDEVLNQSIEFIELSSRSINCLKSEQVLTVRDLVKMTEDDLKMIKNFGAKSMDEIKERLAEMNLSLGMKI
- the infA gene encoding translation initiation factor IF-1 encodes the protein MSDKIEVEGKVLESLPNAMFKIEIPGGKVVLGHISGKMRVHHIRILPGDKVKLELSPYDLTKGRITYREK
- the map gene encoding type I methionyl aminopeptidase encodes the protein MIEVKNEHEIKLMRNAGKVTAAVLAKMKEVAQPGISTLDLDAIAEKTIRSFGAIPLFLGYGGFPGSICASVNEEIVHGIPKKDKILKSGDIISIDTGAKLDGFCSDAAITLGIGKVSDEAQRLMDITKKSLYKAIGQVKPGNRLGDIGWAVETFAQLHGMGVVRDYCGHGIGRNMHEEPSIPNFGERGTGPVLQEGMVLAIEPMLTAGTWRVRQLSDGWTVVTRDGSLAAHFEHTVAVTAHGSEVLTAFE
- the secY gene encoding preprotein translocase subunit SecY, producing MQNNTVANIFNAPELKKRLLFLLGALAVFRIAAAIPIPGINTDVLRQMFAAHENGILGFMNIFSGGALGKFSILALGIMPYINASIIISLVRGAHIFPALDRMHKEGEAGRRKENQITRIFTLFLAALQGSMMTFAITKVEGAGGVAAVVNPSFFFFVTTVLTLCAGTMFVMWLGEQITEKGVGNGISLIIFAGIVDRLPSAIMEVVNRVKADEMDFFMALVIFAAAAVITGLVVWLETAQRQIPVQYAKRQVGNKMYGGQTSYLPLKIDQSGVIAVIFASSVISLPLTIASFNREAIWAQRLMEFMNHNSVWYMLLFSALIMFFCYFYNSMTINPADLADNMKKWGGFIPGIRPGEPTKNYIEWVMNRLTFCGAIAICLISILPDFFRAKFNVDFYFGGTALLIVVGVALDTVSQIQAHLVARNYEPLLKGSKKIKGRWFNVGQ